One segment of Deinococcus sp. Leaf326 DNA contains the following:
- the clpS gene encoding ATP-dependent Clp protease adapter ClpS has translation MTRPGTPHTGGDQRTQTLERTQTDQPRLWRVLLLNDDYTPMEFVVAVLARHFRKSEQDALLIMLAVHHKGQGVAGVYTRDVAETKVAQVSAQARREGYPLRVVAEPEERE, from the coding sequence ATGACCCGCCCCGGCACCCCCCACACAGGCGGCGACCAGCGCACCCAGACGCTGGAGCGCACGCAGACCGACCAGCCCCGGCTGTGGCGCGTGCTGCTCCTGAACGACGACTACACCCCGATGGAGTTCGTGGTCGCTGTTCTCGCGCGCCACTTCCGCAAGTCCGAACAGGACGCCCTCCTCATCATGCTGGCTGTCCACCACAAGGGCCAGGGCGTGGCCGGCGTCTATACCCGCGACGTGGCCGAGACCAAGGTCGCGCAGGTCAGCGCGCAGGCGCGGCGGGAGGGCTACCCCCTGCGTGTGGTCGCCGAGCCGGAGGAGCGCGAATGA
- a CDS encoding DUF2726 domain-containing protein yields the protein MPLGCLASLFGIREKAASALPGKGAQRSGAPLPESLPLKVRRYFFTRDEAAFFEALEAATADLPYRVLTKVRLGDLFDITDKVNSGATRGRLRDKHVDFLLVHTRDHYRPVLAIELDGVSHTADQQQYRDAVKDMAFRCGGLRLLRVPSRTYTASQVREMLHKEGLDGG from the coding sequence GTGCCTCTGGGATGTCTCGCCTCGCTGTTCGGAATCCGGGAAAAAGCTGCCTCCGCCCTGCCGGGCAAGGGAGCGCAGCGCTCGGGCGCGCCCCTGCCCGAGTCGCTGCCCCTCAAGGTCCGGCGCTACTTCTTCACGCGCGACGAGGCCGCCTTCTTCGAGGCGCTGGAGGCCGCGACCGCCGACCTGCCCTACCGCGTGCTCACCAAGGTGCGGCTGGGCGACCTGTTCGACATCACCGACAAGGTCAATTCGGGGGCCACACGCGGACGCCTCCGGGACAAGCACGTGGACTTTTTGCTGGTCCACACGCGCGACCACTACCGCCCGGTGCTCGCTATCGAGCTCGACGGGGTGTCGCACACCGCCGACCAGCAGCAGTACCGCGACGCCGTCAAGGACATGGCCTTCCGCTGCGGCGGACTGCGGCTGCTGCGGGTGCCCTCGCGCACCTACACGGCTTCCCAGGTCCGCGAGATGCTGCACAAAGAGGGGCTGGACGGGGGCTGA